The sequence below is a genomic window from Mycobacterium spongiae.
TGCCGACGAGCGACGACAGATACGTCGCCGCGGCCACCAGAATCGCGGCCGTCGACACCACCCCGAGGAGCAGGAACAGCACGGTGGTGACGCCACCCCAGACGGGGCCGATGGCACGGCGCACGATGGTGTACGCCCCGCCGGCAGAGGGAAATACCGAGCCAACCTCCGCGTAGCACAGCGCCATACACACCGCGATGGCAGAACCGATCACGAACGCCCATACGACTCCGGTCCCCGCGATCTCCAATCCGTCTCCGTAAATCAGAAACACCGACGTTGTCGGTGAAATCGCCGAGACAGCGATCGCCAGAACGTTCATCGGCCGTAGGGCCGACGCCTCCAGCGTTGTCGGTGTGCGGTTGGTCCGCTGTTGTCGCCCTCGTGACATAGGAGCTACGCATACCTCCGGGATCGCGACGAATCATCTCTGCTGGCTCGCGGTATGGCGTGATCGCCGATCGGCAGCGTACGCCCGCAGCTGGGCTGACCTTCCCGAAAGTTATGCTGCGCCCCAGCAATCGACGCAATGTACGGATACCAGATGGATTTGCTGCGGTCTCACTTGTCCTGGCGCGAAACGGCCGAAGGTGTGTTTGAGCGCCATTGTGATCACACGTGGTGGGGGACCGGCGCGATGGTGGGTGGCTACGTGCAGGCGCTGGCGCTGTCGGCCATGCAACAGGCAAACGCCGAGCTGGACAAGGAGGCATTGTCCCTGCACTGCCAGTTTCTGAAGCCGGTGCTGGAGGAGGACGTGCGTGCCGAGGTCCGCGTCGTGCGGCGGGGGCGAACGGCGACGAATATGCGCTGTGAGCTGTATTCACAGGAGAAAATGGCTGCGGTGGCACTGGCTTGCTTCGCCAAGCGCTCGGATCTCGGGGGATTTGTCGAACTCGAAGCGCCCGATTTCGCGCCGGTGCTCGCCGCCGAGAGCCCCGTGCGCCCGGAAGTGGGGCTCGCGGCTCACGGCCACTTCGACTTCTATCCGCGGCTGGGTAGCTTCGAACGCGGTCAGGGGGATGCGCAGGTGGGGGGCTGGGTCGCGCCTCGCTGGGACGCCGGGTGCGACGTCAGCTTGCTGGCGGTCGTGGCGGACCTGTGGGTGCCGGCGGCCTACCATCGCTGGCGCGACGAGCTAGGGGTTGTCGGCCTGGATATCACTGTCCACTTTCGCGCCACCGC
It includes:
- a CDS encoding thioesterase family protein, whose product is MDLLRSHLSWRETAEGVFERHCDHTWWGTGAMVGGYVQALALSAMQQANAELDKEALSLHCQFLKPVLEEDVRAEVRVVRRGRTATNMRCELYSQEKMAAVALACFAKRSDLGGFVELEAPDFAPVLAAESPVRPEVGLAAHGHFDFYPRLGSFERGQGDAQVGGWVAPRWDAGCDVSLLAVVADLWVPAAYHRWRDELGVVGLDITVHFRATAAQLRGLRPMLQLRSASALAAGGYVDEDGEIWSESGQLLCQYRQMRLVF